tattattatttaaacatgtatttgtaaaaaataaaaaattcccaCCAGATTATTTGAGTTCATACCAGCTTTATCCAACAAAAGGTAATTAGAAAGTAGTcaattttttattcagttttcattattttatactcTATATTTCTTCTACCATTCCTGTACCACTTTTTCTGAAACAAACTGGCCATGTGGCTCCTTTGCTCCTTCTTGCAACATTGCCAGGTACACTGGAGTTTCAGCACCTTCCTCTGGGCTTTTGGGGGCTTTTGGACCAGCCATGTCTGTTCTAACCCAACCTGGGCAACAGGCATTGAGGAGGATGCCATCACCAGCTCTAGTTTCATTAAGAACATGTGCCTGGATCCTTGAAAGGACAGTTACACCAatctaaaacaacaacaacaaaaaaaaaagtcacttttTCCTTGTTATGCTAAATTAACCATTTTGGACCTACATAAAAGCCTTCTTAAGCTTTACATAACTCTTTTAAAACGATTATAGAAAAAAGATCTCTCAGCTCAGTTTGGACGCTCTACAAAAATATTGCCTTCAACCGACAATGCATATCTTTGATTCTCTTGGTCAACTCAGTGTTGAACTGTTTACTGATAGCAATTAAATCATGCTAGAGCTTGACTAGGTATGGGTGGCAGTTAAATGTTTCCTTGGGTAGACCAAACTACAGCACTACATTTAGAGGAAAAGCACACTAGGACTCTATTCAGATGGACTAAATGCAAAATACAGCATGTCAAAGCATAGAGCAAAGCAACAGACTactataaaaaatgttaattattattatttaaggcCATTTTCATATTTAGGGTTAATATAAGAATCATAAAATGATTAGAAAATATTAGGTAGCTAAATGTCTTGAATGGATTTATTGGTATTGTGTTATTATTCACATTATAAATCTTTTTCTACATAATCATTGAACAGTACCTTGGAGGTACCATACGCAGAGTTTGGCCAGCCCTGAGCCTCATGAGTTCCACTTTGTGCAGCAGTAACAAACTCCCCCATCATTAAACAGAGCTCTTCCTCCGATATATTGGTTCTTCTCAACCTAACACAAACAGTATATCATTATACATCAGTAAATCAAAGGCAGTTATTgatagaaacaaataaaatcactaTTTCTGTATTAGAAAGCagccataaacataaaaatgctgTACAATTTCAGTGGATCTGATATTATGTAGGTTTTTTCCTAAAAGTGGGCAGTGGTAATTGGATGGTTCTGTTTTGTGATTGGATGGGCCACTCCACCGTCTGATTCCTACTGGCCTCTACATTTCTTCTCTTAAAGTCTTCTTTGAAGGGTGGAGGGTGGAGTACTTCTCTCCTGCCATGTCATTGGTGGTTTGTGTTCTTCTTTAgagagctcttttttttttgtcaccaactgttgctatttttttctccaccctgtctgatgtttgtgttttcttctgTATAAAACCTGCTGAGTCATGTTAGATCAAAATCAAAGGAGTTTCGTCTGAACGCATTCTTTAGTGGAAAGGATAAATCTTGAGAAATATCTGAACAAAAGGGTTGCAAATGTCAAATTACTCAGATTTAAACAGTGACCAACAAACGGCACATATTCTTTTTgggtatttaatattttatttaatcatttagttTGAATTATTTCTGGAGAAAGCCTGGATTATTCCAGttatcaattaaaataaaaacaatagaaCTTCAAAGTAATCTCTGATCTTTGGACCCAGCTTTTTGTAGGCTTTTTAAGTTGTTGGTTCGGATAAATTCATGCATAATATGACCacgaataaatgaatataaacatgAGGAAATAgcaagttttaaaaaagaataaatgatgagTGTGGGTTTTAGGTTTCATACTTTGCCTGGAGTTCTGGGCTGCATTTATCCAGACATTGTTTGCTGACAAAGCTGGACACGTTGACCACACGAGCGTTGGACCTCAGTAGCGGGAACAGGGCATGACACACCCACAGAGTTCCCCAAAAGTTGGTGCGCATGGTGACTTCAGCCTGTTCCCCAAAAGGCTCAGTGGCATTAACTAATAAACAAAGATAAGAagtggtgtatttttttttgcaggtcaACAATTGTGCacgtgcatttttttaaaaattacaacTACATGAAAAACATTTCAGGTGTGAATGAACCTTTGTAAGCGATTCCCGCGTTGTTGATGAGCACGTCCAGACCTCCATATTTCTCCTTCAAAAACTTTGCAAGCACCTGGTTGCTGCCTTGGTCACAAATATCAAGTCGATGGAAGACGACATTTTTGAAACCCTCAGCTTTCACAAGTTCCACTGCCTCCTTTCCCAGTGCTTCACTGCGAGCAGTGAGGAGAACATCTCCACTATAACCAGCTTTACAAAGTCCTTTCACTATGGCCAGTCCGATGCCTTTGTTGGCTCCGGTGACTACAGCGACCTTCATAGACATGTTCCACCCTGTACAATTACACTGAGGTTCACTAAGCGACCCAGTGCCTACCTTCCTCTCAGCCTGCTTTCTGCCCAGCCTTCTCTAGGGTGCAGTGTAATTTGAGCCGACCGTGTGCCGTCTAGGAATTGACTCATAGCTTTGAACCGAATCCTGAGAACCGACTTAGTGTTTGTGAACAATTTCCTGTATTCCTGCATACGCTACATTTATGTATTGACAAAACTCATCAAACACAAGCTTTTAGCTCAACTCATTTATGCTGGTTGGGAAACacatttgtgtgagatttgtgGCAACATTTTCAATCACCTCATATAAAACAACAGTAGAAcgattttctttctgtctgtttattaCTTCATTTATGGAACTTTTGTGATCTGAACCATCTAGCATCTACTAGGGTAGAaaacagcatacaaataaacaatagaTGCTATTTACCCATGTCAGATTTTATTCAGGATCATCACCATAGGGGGATAATAAAGTGCTTAGAAATTAGAAATACAGTAACACGAATGGCCCAAATAAGACAAATGTAATCATCatatacaaccccaattaaaaaacagtttggacactgtgtaaaatgtaaattaaaacagaatgcaatgatttgcaaatctcataaattcaTGTTTTAATCACAACAGAAGAtacaaaacatatcaaatgttcaaactaagaaaaatttaaaagaaaaaaaaatagttaatttttggatttgatggctgcaaaaagtcttaaaaaaaaaaaaagtctggagaaagtgttattaaaattaaacagttggaaaAACACTTTGCAACTAATTAGTTAATTGgaaacaggtcagtaagatcaGTAAGAGAGTCAGAGTTTTAGAAGTAAATGTGAAAAACTGCATATACAAATTGTCAAACAATTTacaatgttcctcaacataaaattgtagactttactatttatttttgaaatatatcatctacagtacatcatttcatcaaaagattcagagaatctggggAAATCTCTGTGCGCAAGGGACAAGGCTAAAAAATGGCACGGCATTAACAATTTAGGAAAAtcactgtgtgtgaacacagtttgACATGCAATCCAAAAATGCAAGTGAAAGCTCTATCATggaaagaagaagccatatatGAACATGAAACCCAGAAACACTGCCATCTTCAATAGGCCAAAGCTCAtgtaaaatggactgtggcaaagtggaaaactgttatGTTGAATCaaaattttacattctttttgcCAACTATGGGCATCTTTGATGTTACGGGGTgtattagtgcctgtggaatgggaaTCTTTTAGATCTGGAAAGACATCATCAGTGCTGAAAGATATATCCAGGGCAATGCTAATCTGCATATTGCAGCTATGATAACAGCATGGCCTTTCACCAATTGAAAATATTTGGCACAtcttgaaacaaaaaatacgGCAACGAATACCCAGGACTTAGAATCCTATATCGAGCAGAATTGGGACAACTTTCCCCTCCCAAAACTCTAGCAGTTTCCTGAGTTTCcaaacatttacaaactgtTTTTGGAAGATGAGGGTATGCTACACCGTGGTAAACATGGGCCTGTCCTAACTCAAAAAATTTGCTgccattcatttaaaatttatttattttataataatttttttgttttacatttgtacatttcttcagtttaaacattccATATGTTtactatgttctattgtgaataaaacatgggtttatgagatttgcaaatcattgcattgttttttgtaCATTATAAACAGCATCCCAACTGGAATTGAGGTTGTAATAAAATGAGAGTTAATTGAGATTAAATCAGCTTTACTTATTAATGAATCACttttaattagggctgtcaaaaatGTATGCGTTAGTAACgtgttaatgcaaattcattttaacggcacaaattttaGAAATGCGTGATTACTGCGATGTGCATTTCTATTTgactaatttaataaaaaatataaataaatatataagaagcaaaatcaaaacctttaatgcaacacacatttatttgcaacatcctttctttatacagatatttttttaaaaattccattaaaagaaaatatttgtaatcattaaccatttgttttactgatattCCAAGTCTCAGATCAAGCACCAAATCCACCATGGTGCACACAACCGCCAATTAAATAAGTCCGTGTGGAAATGTAGCAAAAGTACCTTTTGGTtccctgatgatttatgtaatttaaaaacaccataattacttttaaatatttacaaaaatattttgtcttcatgttctatgttgagtatgatttcaataataataaacatacatttgcataaagcatccatatctGTCGAAGCCCATGTTGATTAgggtattaaaaacttaaaatctatttatttaaggtacatttagaatatataaatgtgcGATTAAGATGCGTTTAATCCTGAGTTCACTcgtgacaatcatgcgattaatcgtgattaaatattttacttgattgacagccctactttcatatattttatttgtttttttatttatactttacatttcttttaccATTCCTGCACTGTTTTGTCCCAAACCAACTGTCCATGTGGCTCCTTTGCTCCTTGTGGCAACATTGCCAGGTACACCGGCGTTTCTGCTCCTTCCTCTGGGCTCTTAGGGGCATTTTGACCAGCCATGTCTGTTCTAACCCAACCTGGGCAACAGGCATTGAGGAGAATGCCATCAGCAGATCTGGTTTCATTAAGAACCCGTGCTTGGATTCTTGAAAGAACAGTTACACCAATCTAAAAAAGATCAAAAGCAAACAGTCACTTTTCACCCTGTTTTGCTGCATTAAAGATTTCATATCTTCATTAAAAGGTCCTCAGCTTCACACAAATGTGTTCAGAAcgattagaaaaaaagaaacaaaaacagcacaGATTTAGAATAAGTAAAGCATAAGCACAACAGGGCTCTATATATTCAGATAGACTAAGCACAGCGTATATGAGAGCACAACAGACTACTGTAGAATACATAAAGcaatatttgtctaaaaaaaaaaaggttttatctGAGCACTCTTTACTGATAAATGTGCACACACAGGTCATGTTATCTCGGTCATGTCAACCTttaatctaacaaaaaaaaaaaaaaacatgactatgCAGGTTAGGTAAACAGTTACCATTATTTGAGGCAATATTCACTCTTAAATAACTGTAAGAGTTATTATATGATAAGAATATTATTTTGCTATATGTTtagaattaattatttatgttgTGCTGACTTTGCTTTTTGAATTGCATTATACCATGTTGTCCAACAAAATCATTTTGATTACTTAACTTTAGCTAGATGATAGTATCAAATGatccacattgtaaataaaaatttagcTTGCAAACAGCACCTTGGTGGTACTATAAACAATGTTTGTCCAGCCTTTAGCCTGATGAGTTCCACTCTGTGCAGCAGTAACAAACTCCCCCATCATTAAGCAGAGCTCCTCCTCTGACATATCTGTTCTTCTCAACCTGAGACATAACaaaattatatatgtgtatttaaagGGGGTTATTATCATACAAATGCCataatattctctctctctctctctctctctctctctctctctctctctctctctctatatatatatatatatatatatatatatatatatatatatatatacagtacagaccaaagtttggacacaccttctcattcaaagagttttctttattttcatgactatgaaaattgtagagtcacactgaaggcatcaaaactatgaattaacacgtggtattatatacataacaaaaaagtgtgaaacaactgaaaatatgtcatattgtaggttcttcaaagtagccaccttttgcttagattactgctttgcacactcttggcattctcttgatgcctactttgaagaacctacaatatgacatattttcagttcacttttttgttatgtatataattccacatgtgttaattcatagttttgatgccttcagtgtgaatctacaattttcaaagtcatgaaaataaagaaaactctttgaatgagcaggtgtgtccaaacttttggtctgtactgtatatatatatatatcttttggtctgtactgtatatataatatatatacagtacagaccaaaagtttggacacacaaggtgtgttAAAGAGTTTTAATGATCTGACTTTGGACCACACTGTGTGTATTTTAAGTTGTTGGCTTTTTAAGAGTGTATGATGAGTAAAGGctttagtttttatactttgCCTGGAGTTCTGGGCTGCATTTATCCAGACATTGTTTGCTGACAAAGCTGGACACGTTGACCACACGAGCATTGGACCTCAGTAGCGGGAACAGGGCATGACACACCCACAGAGTTCCCCAAAAGTTGGTGCGCATGGTGACTTCAGCCTGTTCCCCAAAAGGCTCAGTGGCATCAACTAATAAACAGAGACAGGAagagattgtgttttttttgctggtCAACTATTGTGCACGTGCACTGCTGTAattgtacaaaaacatttcaggtGCATTAGTTATGAGTGTGAATGAACCTTTGTAAGCGATTCCCGCGTTGTTGATGAGCACGTCCAGACCTCCATATTTCTCCTTCAAAAACTTTGCAAGCACCTTGCAGCTGCCTTGGTCACAAATATCCAGTTGATGAAAGACGACATTTTTGAAACCCTCAGCTTTCACAAGCTCCACTGCCTCCTTTCCCAGTGCTTCACTGCGAGCAGTGAGGAGAACATCTCCACTATAACCAGCTTTACAAAGTCCTTTCACTATGGCCAGTCCGATGCCTTTGTTAGCTCCGGTGACTACAGCGACCTTCATAGACATGTTTCACCCAGTACAATTACACTGAACAACTCGACTTAACGGAGGAACCAGTAGTCAGGGTGCAGTGTCATTTGATTCGACCGTATGCTGTCCAGGAATGAGTCAACTCTTTGAAGCTGTGAACCGACTCATATACAATACCGGTCGGAAGTTTGTGAAACCTTTCCTAcgttttatttgttgtatttctgtatttaatcGAATAGAACTTCATAAATACACAATaagacaatataaaaaaaccccaaacatttaaacactatattttacatttatttatctaacAAAGTGCAATTCCACACAGTTCTTCAACTGATTGATTCCAGAGATTCcttgcaagattttttttttttttaaggttcaACATTTATATCAACATTTCTGTTGAATTTCTATTAGGGTCTGATGTGGACCTCCGAAATTTAATTCCAAAATGTTCATATTTGATTGCTTTAACCATGGTTAGAAATGAGGTTTGTATGCAGTGAATACAGTATGTTCACACTTTTCAC
This Silurus meridionalis isolate SWU-2019-XX chromosome 15, ASM1480568v1, whole genome shotgun sequence DNA region includes the following protein-coding sequences:
- the LOC124398406 gene encoding carbonyl reductase [NADPH] 1-like — encoded protein: MSMKVAVVTGANKGIGLAIVKGLCKAGYSGDVLLTARSEALGKEAVELVKAEGFKNVVFHRLDICDQGSNQVLAKFLKEKYGGLDVLINNAGIAYKVNATEPFGEQAEVTMRTNFWGTLWVCHALFPLLRSNARVVNVSSFVSKQCLDKCSPELQAKLRRTNISEEELCLMMGEFVTAAQSGTHEAQGWPNSAYGTSKIGVTVLSRIQAHVLNETRAGDGILLNACCPGWVRTDMAGPKAPKSPEEGAETPVYLAMLQEGAKEPHGQFVSEKVVQEW
- the LOC124398407 gene encoding carbonyl reductase [NADPH] 1-like translates to MSMKVAVVTGANKGIGLAIVKGLCKAGYSGDVLLTARSEALGKEAVELVKAEGFKNVVFHQLDICDQGSCKVLAKFLKEKYGGLDVLINNAGIAYKVDATEPFGEQAEVTMRTNFWGTLWVCHALFPLLRSNARVVNVSSFVSKQCLDKCSPELQAKLRRTDMSEEELCLMMGEFVTAAQSGTHQAKGWTNIVYSTTKIGVTVLSRIQARVLNETRSADGILLNACCPGWVRTDMAGQNAPKSPEEGAETPVYLAMLPQGAKEPHGQLVWDKTVQEW